A region from the Pirellulaceae bacterium genome encodes:
- a CDS encoding sulfotransferase: MLPTKPFFIVGNPRSGTTLLRTLLCGHSQIFIPDETGFLAHLEKYHCRDLTKAEIKQLVLEIGEMNHEWFQLVNDLDRFCEQLPEPRLDYVLDSLYRAKIKSEHAKHWGDKGPSYVRVIPEIEKIFPNAVFIHLIRDGRDCVVSAMKKWGHRYWYYDSFYLLKTWKRNVRLGQAAGKQLGSKRYLEIRYEQLVGQTELTVQRACEFIDEPFELNMLDHLETGKQISAPTGHHEVSRPVNEMSVDNWKSKMSEFDQKLADYLVGNELRQLGYALADLPAMSFFERVKTLALASRFQLVDSARRLLFAAGWLTMSREKTRAKRTGPSEISSNACQAKHT; this comes from the coding sequence ATGCTGCCTACAAAACCATTTTTTATCGTCGGAAACCCGAGATCAGGGACTACCCTGTTGCGGACGCTGCTCTGTGGTCACTCGCAAATATTTATTCCTGACGAAACAGGATTCTTGGCGCACCTTGAAAAGTATCACTGTCGGGATCTCACCAAAGCAGAGATAAAACAGCTTGTCCTTGAAATTGGGGAAATGAACCACGAGTGGTTCCAACTAGTGAATGACCTCGATCGGTTTTGCGAACAGCTACCAGAGCCACGTTTGGATTATGTTTTGGACAGCTTGTACCGAGCAAAGATCAAATCCGAACATGCAAAACATTGGGGTGATAAGGGCCCCAGTTACGTTCGAGTGATTCCGGAGATTGAAAAAATATTCCCAAATGCTGTTTTCATCCATCTGATCCGAGATGGTCGCGATTGTGTTGTATCCGCGATGAAAAAATGGGGGCATCGATATTGGTATTACGATTCGTTTTATCTGCTTAAAACTTGGAAACGAAATGTCAGGCTGGGACAGGCAGCTGGAAAACAATTGGGGTCGAAGCGGTACCTGGAAATTCGTTATGAGCAACTTGTTGGACAAACGGAGTTGACGGTCCAACGAGCATGCGAATTTATCGATGAACCGTTTGAGCTGAACATGTTGGACCATCTGGAGACCGGGAAACAGATTTCAGCACCCACGGGTCATCATGAGGTATCCCGACCCGTGAACGAGATGTCAGTCGATAATTGGAAGTCAAAAATGAGTGAGTTCGATCAGAAACTCGCCGACTATTTAGTTGGGAACGAGCTTCGCCAGCTGGGTTATGCATTGGCTGACCTGCCAGCCATGTCGTTTTTCGAGAGAGTTAAGACGTTAGCGTTGGCATCGAGGTTCCAGTTGGTCGATAGTGCCAGAAGGCTGTTGTTTGCTGCGGGGTGGCTGACGATGAGCCGCGAAAAAACTCGCGCTAAGAGGACCGGACCGAGCGAAATAAGTTCTAACGCTTGTCAGGCGAAGCATACCTGA
- the uvrA gene encoding excinuclease ABC subunit UvrA: MPNSDIVIKGAREHNLREVDLILPRNKLICLTGVSGSGKSSLAFDTLYAEGQRRYVESLSSFARHFLGQMPKPDVDFIGGLSPSISISQKSAGTNPRSTVGTITEIYDYLRVLFARIGDGHCPSCRRPVTAQSREQILARILMIPDESQVNILAPVIRGQKGEYRDLFEEYLKQGFVRARVDGELVSLSADQQLDRQMRHDIEIVVDRLTVKSGSRSRLAEAIELALKIGKGSLIVAQPDAAADGTVSRGRRKKTPARRRGNRPGDMVMSINYACTDCGLSFEPPSPQLFSFNSPQGMCVECDGLGEYYSFDVSLLIPDSSLTFKQGCVEILGPWKDMGRWRRHIYQGVATTFERQHNLPEGSMLETPWDELNQQIQEAWLWGTGELHITFTWRGGKSPMKYGGTFDGIIPDLMSKYRNSKSRMQLRQLERYMSTIECPDCHGQRLNAQARSVTVRSTHSRFSDDPTRSLPDVCCLSVEEAIDFFQSLDLDETRTFVASEVLKEIRGRLGFLNNVGLDYLSLNRSAPTLSGGESQRIRLAGQIGCGLVGVLYILDEPSIGLHPRDNDRLIETLGNLRDLGNTVVVVEHDEDTMRASDHLIDFGPGPGVRGGHVVAQGDVETLEANSQSLTGQFLAGKMQIEVPKTRRLSDDIQPPVVDLSTLEVDPPKKARRKAITEVPTRTSAGNHWLTVVGAAHNNLKQVDFAFPLGAFICVTGVSGSGKSSLVNDILVEVLRRDLNQGDGDPGAHEAILGLENLDKMIAIDQSPIGRTPRSNPGTYIKLFDDVRNLYTQLPESKKRGYKPGRFSFNVEGGRCPACEGNGSTRLEMDFLADVWVTCPVCQGHRFNRETLSVKFKGHSIADVLEMDVQQALELFDNIPKIRHKLQTLHDVGLDYLKIGQPSPTLSGGEAQRTKLARELVKKSTGQTLYLLDEPTTGLHFADIQMLLKVLHGFVESGNTVIVVEHNLDVIKTADWIIDLGPEGGAGGGQVVVAGTPETVAKSTVSPTGQALNRLMNGAPITKTTGRKKAKTNRTKSAQQARFIEVEGAQQHNLKHVDVKLPRDQMTVFCGPSGSGKSSLAMDTIYAEGQRRYVESLSSYARQFVSQMQKPQLERIEGLSPAIAIEQQNLGNTPRSTVGTSTEIYDYLRILMARLGTPHCPDCDIPVGTQTPDQIVDKIMSESEGTKLFLMAPANVEAGQKYETLWDELRSHGFLRIRVDGETFTLDDPPAIDRRRRHSVEVVIDRIVVRKKSRSRIAESVESALSYGQGVMHVAYPDDRMPESRWKIQSHSQHRVCEQCGRSFETLTPHSFSFNSHLGWCQICEGLGTQVGANPASLIRDRQMTLAEGAIHIWPDVRKPLSRWMLKALTEGTGVPLDVPFDELDARQRRIMMHGSGDAWLSVYRNGRKTKTGRPLFEFQFKGLYPALEEAAKLSPTLRGQLEHLVDEVECSACGGSRLRDDAAAVRFRGRSIDQLCHQPLGNLQKTIEAWKLAANERRIAGELVREITGRVEFLNDVGLEYLTLARPAMTLSGGEAQRIRLASQLGSGLCGVLYVLDEPTIGLHPRDNSRLLAALHRLRDLGNTLVLVEHDREVIQGSDMLVDFGPAAGSQGGEVVAQGTPEVVAKRRNSVTGPYLSGRKAIPVPANRRLSAEVANQLSSVVKQRRTRKKDQESTVDLLTVVGPRHNNLHGEDVSIPLRVLTAITGVSGSGKSSLVNDVLYASLARTLHRASSIPGAHERIDGIEHINKVVRVDQQPLGNSPTSNPATYTGVFELIRILFSQLPEAKVRGYTQRRFSFNVSGGRCEECDGNGQLCIEMHFLPDVWVECDTCRGQRYNAETLEVKFRGHSIADVLNLTCGVAQKLFENIPKIRRILQTLCDVGLDYLTLGQAAPTLSGGEAQRVKLAAELSRPDTGRTLYLLDEPTTGLHFNDLAKLLSVLNRLVDLGNTVVVIEHNLDVVKTADWVIDMGPEAGEQGGHVVACGTPEQLVQYALATPKPTSTSKRSQQNLLSVTGLALAPVLETDPLEQRKVYDPTSDQEDREGDLDITEVGQQAKMPWQIDGRRWHAQDRVGRKGEPCRWEGRALEEIVDRIQDLGDFHETDWSARTIVEIAGQTKSHGWFLHAITGDAWLLKLKFRTSKGTFRRDEIAKKLNLKTLNQMEDLPVYGNQPRVRCKSIRGPWQEVEIRVHSFEEIDTPEFWGFLENAVKGFEKLTTRAASNPEDLMPWKKLGRKWHFSRRGFPPGKKIKWQGSLLEELCELLVEVAGDDSQFLWNNQQLVHLYVPGQRQPWATVHTKRPVSLDLVLTGPKSQFGLGRITKLGSDREIDGTAEEADLVKIKFVNNADLQSGELEQFLREHADAVRTALAR, encoded by the coding sequence ATGCCAAATTCGGACATCGTGATTAAGGGTGCGCGGGAGCATAATCTGCGAGAAGTGGACCTGATTCTACCTCGCAATAAGTTGATTTGCCTGACCGGAGTGAGCGGATCGGGCAAGAGTTCGCTCGCGTTCGACACGCTTTATGCGGAGGGTCAACGGCGGTATGTCGAGAGCCTTTCGAGTTTTGCGCGACATTTCTTGGGGCAGATGCCAAAGCCGGATGTTGATTTCATCGGTGGGCTCAGTCCGTCTATTTCGATCTCGCAGAAGTCAGCGGGGACGAACCCCCGATCGACAGTCGGCACGATCACGGAGATTTACGACTATCTGAGAGTTCTTTTCGCGCGAATTGGTGATGGCCACTGTCCCTCCTGTCGAAGACCCGTCACGGCTCAATCTCGCGAACAGATTCTAGCACGAATTCTGATGATTCCTGACGAGTCTCAGGTCAATATTTTAGCTCCAGTGATTCGGGGACAAAAAGGGGAGTATCGAGATCTATTTGAGGAATATCTGAAACAGGGCTTTGTGCGGGCGCGAGTTGACGGGGAACTTGTCTCCCTGTCGGCCGACCAACAGTTAGATCGCCAAATGCGTCACGATATCGAGATCGTGGTGGATCGGCTGACCGTGAAAAGTGGCTCACGTTCTCGCCTCGCCGAGGCGATTGAGTTGGCGTTGAAGATTGGCAAAGGTAGCCTGATAGTTGCTCAGCCGGACGCGGCCGCTGACGGAACCGTTTCCCGTGGTCGCCGCAAGAAGACTCCAGCTCGTCGTCGTGGCAATCGACCCGGCGATATGGTGATGTCAATCAATTACGCGTGTACCGATTGCGGGCTGAGTTTTGAACCGCCGAGTCCGCAGTTATTCAGTTTCAACAGCCCACAAGGTATGTGTGTCGAGTGCGATGGGCTGGGTGAATATTATTCGTTCGACGTGTCCCTACTGATTCCTGATTCATCGCTCACCTTCAAGCAAGGTTGCGTAGAAATTTTGGGTCCTTGGAAGGATATGGGGCGATGGCGACGTCACATCTATCAAGGTGTGGCGACCACATTCGAGCGGCAGCATAACCTGCCAGAAGGCAGCATGCTCGAGACTCCCTGGGACGAATTGAATCAGCAAATCCAAGAAGCATGGCTATGGGGGACTGGCGAACTGCACATCACGTTTACCTGGCGTGGTGGTAAGTCACCCATGAAATATGGCGGTACTTTTGACGGGATCATTCCCGACCTAATGTCGAAGTATCGGAACAGTAAAAGTCGCATGCAATTGCGACAACTCGAGCGATACATGAGTACGATCGAGTGTCCTGACTGCCACGGACAACGACTGAATGCCCAGGCTCGCAGCGTGACGGTCCGCAGCACTCATTCTCGGTTTTCCGATGATCCGACGCGATCGTTGCCCGACGTCTGTTGCTTATCGGTTGAGGAAGCGATCGACTTCTTCCAATCGCTCGACCTGGATGAAACCCGCACGTTTGTTGCCAGCGAAGTGCTGAAAGAAATCCGTGGCCGCCTCGGTTTCTTGAACAATGTAGGTCTGGATTATCTCTCTCTCAATCGGTCGGCTCCCACTTTGTCGGGCGGGGAATCCCAACGGATTCGACTGGCAGGACAAATCGGCTGCGGTCTTGTGGGCGTTCTCTACATCCTAGACGAACCGTCCATTGGGCTTCATCCGCGTGACAACGATCGACTGATCGAGACGCTTGGCAACTTACGTGATCTTGGTAATACGGTCGTCGTAGTGGAACACGATGAAGATACGATGCGAGCCAGCGATCACCTGATCGATTTTGGTCCAGGGCCGGGAGTACGAGGGGGCCACGTCGTCGCCCAAGGCGATGTCGAAACGTTGGAAGCCAACTCGCAAAGCCTGACCGGTCAGTTCCTCGCCGGCAAGATGCAGATTGAAGTTCCCAAAACGCGGCGGTTGTCTGACGACATTCAGCCACCCGTGGTTGATTTGTCGACGCTCGAAGTCGATCCGCCCAAGAAAGCACGTCGCAAGGCCATCACTGAGGTGCCGACGAGAACGTCCGCTGGGAATCACTGGTTGACCGTTGTCGGAGCCGCTCACAATAACTTGAAACAGGTTGACTTTGCCTTTCCATTGGGTGCATTCATCTGTGTCACGGGGGTCTCAGGATCTGGAAAAAGTTCCTTGGTCAATGATATTCTCGTCGAGGTCTTGCGACGTGATCTGAATCAGGGTGATGGAGATCCGGGTGCGCACGAAGCAATTCTTGGTCTGGAAAATCTCGACAAGATGATTGCGATCGACCAGTCTCCGATCGGCCGCACGCCCCGCTCCAATCCGGGAACTTACATTAAGTTGTTCGATGACGTTCGAAATCTATACACCCAGCTTCCCGAGTCGAAAAAACGGGGTTACAAGCCAGGGCGGTTTAGTTTCAATGTGGAAGGGGGACGCTGCCCCGCTTGCGAGGGGAATGGGTCAACACGTTTAGAAATGGATTTCTTGGCAGATGTTTGGGTCACCTGTCCCGTTTGCCAAGGTCATCGATTCAACCGAGAAACCCTCTCTGTCAAATTCAAAGGTCATTCCATTGCTGACGTTTTAGAGATGGATGTGCAACAGGCACTTGAACTGTTCGACAACATTCCCAAGATTCGTCACAAACTTCAAACGCTCCACGACGTTGGCTTGGACTATTTGAAAATAGGTCAGCCATCTCCTACGCTATCGGGCGGGGAAGCTCAACGAACCAAACTGGCCCGTGAACTTGTCAAGAAAAGTACAGGGCAAACACTGTATCTGTTGGATGAACCAACCACCGGTTTGCATTTTGCCGACATCCAAATGTTGTTGAAAGTGTTGCATGGATTCGTTGAGTCTGGCAATACGGTCATTGTGGTGGAACATAATCTGGATGTCATCAAAACGGCTGACTGGATTATCGATTTGGGACCGGAAGGTGGCGCAGGTGGAGGGCAGGTGGTGGTTGCTGGCACTCCAGAAACGGTCGCCAAGAGTACAGTATCACCGACGGGTCAGGCGCTCAATCGATTAATGAACGGTGCCCCGATCACGAAGACGACGGGTCGTAAGAAAGCCAAGACGAACCGAACCAAATCCGCGCAGCAAGCGCGTTTCATTGAAGTTGAGGGAGCTCAACAACACAATTTAAAACATGTTGATGTGAAGCTGCCACGTGATCAAATGACGGTGTTCTGCGGGCCGAGTGGGAGTGGTAAGAGTTCGTTGGCCATGGACACAATTTATGCCGAGGGTCAGCGACGATACGTTGAAAGCCTTAGCTCTTATGCGCGACAGTTTGTCAGCCAAATGCAGAAGCCGCAATTGGAACGTATTGAAGGCCTCTCACCGGCGATTGCGATCGAGCAGCAAAACTTGGGTAACACGCCCCGCTCAACCGTGGGGACCTCGACAGAGATTTATGACTACCTGCGGATTCTGATGGCCCGTTTGGGTACGCCCCATTGTCCCGATTGCGACATTCCGGTTGGCACCCAGACTCCCGACCAGATCGTGGACAAGATCATGTCGGAGTCTGAGGGCACAAAATTATTTTTGATGGCCCCAGCCAACGTGGAAGCCGGTCAAAAATATGAGACGCTTTGGGACGAATTGCGAAGTCATGGTTTTCTGCGAATACGAGTCGACGGCGAGACGTTTACGCTGGATGATCCTCCCGCGATTGATCGCCGGCGCAGGCATAGTGTGGAAGTTGTGATTGATCGGATTGTGGTTCGCAAAAAGTCGCGGAGCCGGATTGCCGAAAGCGTTGAATCCGCACTTTCTTATGGGCAGGGCGTCATGCATGTGGCCTATCCCGACGACCGTATGCCGGAATCGCGCTGGAAGATTCAATCCCACAGTCAGCATCGCGTGTGTGAACAGTGTGGCCGAAGCTTTGAAACGCTCACGCCCCATAGTTTTTCCTTTAATAGTCATCTCGGTTGGTGCCAGATTTGCGAAGGATTGGGGACCCAGGTGGGTGCCAATCCGGCTTCCCTGATCCGCGATCGGCAAATGACGCTTGCTGAGGGCGCGATTCACATCTGGCCCGACGTTCGTAAACCGCTCTCTCGTTGGATGTTGAAGGCACTTACCGAGGGTACAGGCGTACCGTTGGATGTTCCATTCGATGAATTGGATGCGCGTCAGCGGCGGATCATGATGCATGGTTCGGGCGACGCGTGGCTTTCGGTTTATCGAAACGGTCGCAAAACAAAAACCGGAAGGCCACTCTTTGAATTTCAGTTCAAAGGTTTGTATCCGGCCTTGGAGGAGGCCGCCAAACTGTCGCCTACCTTGCGCGGTCAACTTGAACATCTGGTGGATGAAGTGGAATGCTCTGCCTGCGGCGGTAGTCGGTTGCGGGATGATGCAGCTGCCGTCCGCTTCCGAGGTCGCAGCATCGATCAGCTTTGTCATCAGCCGCTCGGGAACCTGCAAAAAACGATTGAGGCGTGGAAGCTGGCAGCCAACGAACGCAGGATTGCCGGTGAACTGGTTCGTGAAATTACTGGCCGAGTCGAATTCTTGAACGATGTTGGATTGGAGTACCTGACGTTGGCTCGTCCGGCGATGACGTTATCGGGCGGTGAAGCACAGCGAATTCGTCTCGCAAGCCAGCTCGGGAGCGGTCTTTGTGGCGTTCTCTATGTTTTGGATGAACCTACGATTGGATTGCATCCTCGCGACAACAGTCGGCTGTTGGCCGCCCTGCATCGTCTGCGTGACTTGGGAAATACGCTGGTGTTGGTCGAACATGATCGCGAAGTGATTCAAGGCAGTGACATGCTTGTCGATTTTGGCCCGGCCGCTGGCAGTCAGGGAGGGGAGGTGGTCGCTCAGGGAACACCTGAGGTGGTGGCGAAACGCCGTAACTCGGTGACAGGACCCTATCTTTCTGGTCGTAAAGCGATTCCCGTGCCAGCGAATCGACGTCTTTCCGCCGAGGTTGCAAATCAACTAAGCAGTGTTGTCAAGCAGCGTCGAACTCGCAAAAAAGATCAAGAATCGACCGTCGATCTTTTGACCGTGGTTGGCCCACGCCACAATAATTTGCACGGAGAAGATGTCAGCATTCCCTTGCGAGTTTTGACGGCGATCACTGGGGTGAGCGGTAGCGGTAAAAGTTCCTTAGTCAACGATGTCTTGTACGCGTCGCTTGCTCGTACACTCCATCGTGCGAGTTCCATTCCGGGTGCTCACGAACGTATCGATGGAATTGAACATATCAACAAGGTGGTCCGAGTCGACCAACAGCCGTTAGGCAACTCGCCCACATCAAATCCAGCAACTTACACGGGCGTGTTCGAATTAATTCGCATTCTGTTTTCGCAATTGCCGGAAGCAAAAGTGAGGGGCTACACGCAACGACGATTTAGTTTTAATGTCTCGGGCGGTCGGTGTGAGGAGTGTGATGGCAACGGTCAGTTATGTATCGAAATGCATTTCCTGCCGGATGTGTGGGTCGAATGTGACACCTGTCGAGGGCAGCGCTACAATGCAGAAACTTTGGAAGTCAAGTTTCGAGGGCATTCGATCGCCGATGTGCTGAATTTGACCTGCGGGGTCGCCCAAAAGCTATTCGAGAACATACCGAAAATTCGACGTATTCTGCAAACCCTTTGTGATGTGGGATTGGACTATTTGACGTTGGGACAAGCTGCACCAACCTTGTCCGGTGGCGAAGCCCAACGTGTCAAATTGGCGGCCGAGCTTTCGCGTCCCGATACGGGCCGAACGCTTTACTTGCTTGACGAGCCGACGACCGGACTCCACTTCAACGATTTGGCGAAGCTACTGTCGGTGCTGAACCGGTTGGTTGATCTTGGCAACACCGTGGTTGTTATTGAACACAATCTCGACGTGGTGAAAACGGCTGACTGGGTGATCGATATGGGGCCCGAGGCCGGCGAGCAGGGAGGTCACGTGGTGGCATGCGGCACTCCTGAGCAGTTGGTTCAATATGCGCTGGCAACCCCAAAACCAACGAGCACCTCGAAACGTTCCCAACAAAACCTGCTATCGGTGACGGGTCTGGCGTTGGCACCAGTGCTCGAAACAGACCCTCTTGAGCAACGGAAGGTTTATGATCCGACCTCCGATCAGGAGGATCGGGAGGGCGATCTGGATATTACCGAAGTGGGGCAGCAAGCCAAGATGCCCTGGCAAATCGATGGTCGACGATGGCATGCGCAGGATCGTGTTGGTCGAAAGGGAGAGCCCTGCCGCTGGGAAGGCCGCGCCCTTGAAGAGATCGTGGATCGTATTCAAGATTTGGGTGACTTCCATGAAACCGATTGGAGCGCCCGCACGATCGTCGAAATCGCAGGTCAGACCAAGAGTCACGGTTGGTTTCTGCATGCGATTACGGGTGATGCGTGGTTGTTGAAACTGAAATTCCGCACCTCCAAGGGAACATTTCGACGAGACGAAATCGCCAAGAAACTGAATCTCAAAACGCTTAATCAGATGGAAGACTTGCCGGTGTATGGCAATCAGCCTCGCGTTCGCTGCAAATCGATTCGAGGGCCATGGCAGGAAGTAGAAATTCGGGTGCATTCATTTGAAGAGATCGACACGCCCGAGTTTTGGGGTTTTCTCGAAAACGCGGTGAAAGGCTTTGAGAAACTGACGACACGAGCCGCCAGTAACCCCGAGGATTTAATGCCCTGGAAGAAACTGGGCCGAAAGTGGCATTTCTCACGAAGAGGATTTCCGCCGGGCAAAAAAATCAAATGGCAAGGGAGCTTGCTCGAAGAATTATGCGAGTTGCTTGTTGAAGTTGCCGGTGATGACAGCCAATTCCTTTGGAATAACCAACAATTGGTTCACTTGTACGTGCCAGGTCAGCGGCAACCTTGGGCCACTGTCCATACTAAACGCCCTGTATCACTAGATTTGGTGCTCACCGGTCCAAAGAGCCAATTCGGTTTAGGCCGCATTACAAAACTCGGTTCCGATCGCGAAATCGATGGCACCGCGGAAGAAGCGGATTTGGTCAAAATCAAGTTTGTGAACAATGCTGATCTGCAGAGCGGCGAATTGGAGCAATTTCTCCGTGAACATGCTGACGCAGTGCGAACAGCCCTGGCACGCTAG
- a CDS encoding oligosaccharide flippase family protein yields the protein MGFVKKATLLGVSEFFLACGGILSTVIYSRYLGPDRVGQLAVFMSTLTIVVPLVSLGIGRANIYFLNTGRFDRHQVINSSLTVGLFIALGLTGAMTGFFYWRAAFYGSFPLAVLFIFSFGMSCSVMISLLRSVLLAELASRRIMLVDVIQRVVMVVAALVLALVGVLSVGWAMCINTLAGLAGVSLLFFFLRDDLTFSLRFKREWFSETATYGIKVAATGILYAITSSLTVLILRQRLSDDFATVGFYTRAVAISGFAVLIPRALSPLFYAKWADATNTDKTVQIERAARFNVCYGTLAALGLVFFGKLIVWVLYGNEFLPAYRVLYLFAPAMVLMCLFSIFNSVLTSDGRATTTARTLLLSLLLVAAMAYFLVPVCGMFGAALAVLCGNLLSTVILAVTCRSLYGLKLLRMLFITRADIDYFVKALAR from the coding sequence ATGGGATTCGTCAAAAAAGCAACGCTGCTTGGTGTCAGCGAGTTCTTTCTTGCTTGCGGTGGAATTCTCAGTACGGTGATCTACTCGCGGTACTTGGGTCCTGATCGGGTTGGCCAACTGGCTGTCTTCATGTCGACGCTCACGATCGTGGTCCCCCTCGTATCGCTGGGGATTGGCCGAGCAAATATCTACTTCTTGAACACGGGGAGATTTGATCGACATCAAGTCATTAACAGTTCCCTGACGGTGGGTCTCTTCATTGCACTCGGTTTGACAGGAGCGATGACCGGCTTTTTCTATTGGAGAGCTGCGTTCTACGGCTCATTTCCCCTCGCGGTACTCTTCATTTTCTCTTTTGGCATGTCCTGTAGCGTGATGATTTCCTTGTTGCGATCGGTTTTACTTGCCGAGCTCGCAAGTCGCCGTATTATGCTTGTCGATGTGATTCAACGCGTTGTCATGGTCGTCGCTGCGCTCGTACTGGCGCTCGTTGGCGTGTTGTCAGTGGGTTGGGCGATGTGTATCAATACGCTCGCTGGACTGGCGGGGGTGTCACTGTTGTTCTTCTTCTTACGCGATGATTTGACGTTTTCGCTGCGATTTAAACGAGAATGGTTCTCGGAAACTGCCACTTACGGCATCAAGGTCGCCGCGACCGGAATCTTGTACGCGATCACTTCATCGCTGACTGTGCTGATTCTGCGTCAGCGCTTGTCCGATGATTTTGCCACCGTTGGGTTTTACACACGCGCCGTGGCGATTTCGGGTTTTGCTGTACTCATCCCACGAGCTTTATCGCCACTGTTCTATGCGAAATGGGCGGATGCCACGAACACCGATAAGACTGTGCAAATTGAGCGAGCCGCACGGTTCAATGTTTGTTATGGCACGCTGGCGGCGTTGGGATTGGTTTTCTTTGGGAAACTGATTGTCTGGGTTTTGTATGGCAACGAATTCTTGCCCGCTTATCGAGTACTTTATCTGTTTGCGCCTGCGATGGTCTTGATGTGTTTGTTTAGTATCTTCAACAGTGTGCTGACTAGCGATGGCCGAGCGACAACAACGGCGCGGACGTTGCTGTTGTCATTGCTCTTGGTCGCGGCAATGGCCTACTTCTTAGTTCCCGTTTGTGGAATGTTCGGAGCGGCCTTGGCTGTTCTTTGTGGCAATCTTTTATCGACGGTTATTCTTGCTGTTACCTGTCGGAGCCTCTATGGCTTGAAACTGTTGCGGATGTTGTTTATCACTCGTGCTGATATCGACTATTTTGTCAAAGCACTCGCGCGCTAA
- a CDS encoding glycosyltransferase family 4 protein yields the protein MPVADLPTSEAETASREKLTVFVLTHDWSGLHQMFEDESFEKMAGVPLVPMLWKVLADKGHDVHVFVIGQFSSSKDFMMGGFHVHRICPPPLIYKAMTARPWRNVIKIGWLWTQRAFKREVNRVAGTNPPDVIYSYRSDAAWVGFRLCQKHRSVHIGRRWGTWLGHTLFNVPWYRRVRDLGEIISYKVPYDMLIMSNDGTLGDKVAERLNYPKERHRFWLDGTKRGIYDPEIDTAKVKESVGLKPDDLMMFSVARLDTWKRLDRAIGAMPTVLKRVPNARLVIGGDGPLRPDLEAQIDRLGVGEYVTLLGSIPHAKVRELHNAADLFLTVQDLTNLGNQIMEAMHSKTCVIAYDIGGTSDVMVDGQTGLLLSKEQLPQLGEKIAELLEDEDRRQELAVGAFEFAQENIWFWDERIQAEIDLVHELVDQKRRSEGKRKS from the coding sequence ATGCCTGTGGCCGATCTCCCAACCTCGGAAGCCGAAACTGCCAGTCGCGAAAAGCTAACCGTATTTGTGTTAACGCATGATTGGTCGGGGCTGCATCAAATGTTCGAAGATGAGTCCTTCGAAAAAATGGCCGGGGTGCCTTTGGTACCCATGCTGTGGAAAGTATTAGCGGATAAGGGGCATGACGTTCACGTCTTTGTGATTGGTCAGTTCTCATCCTCAAAAGATTTCATGATGGGTGGCTTTCACGTCCATCGTATTTGTCCGCCGCCGCTGATCTACAAAGCGATGACGGCACGACCTTGGCGGAACGTGATCAAGATCGGTTGGCTCTGGACACAACGGGCCTTCAAACGAGAGGTGAATCGAGTTGCGGGAACGAATCCACCTGATGTGATTTACTCCTACCGCAGCGATGCGGCTTGGGTTGGCTTTCGCCTGTGCCAAAAGCATCGATCCGTGCACATTGGCCGTCGATGGGGTACCTGGTTGGGACACACGTTGTTTAACGTTCCCTGGTATCGTCGGGTTCGCGATCTGGGAGAAATCATTTCTTACAAAGTTCCCTACGACATGTTGATCATGTCGAACGATGGAACGTTGGGTGACAAAGTTGCCGAACGTTTGAATTATCCCAAAGAACGGCACCGCTTTTGGCTCGATGGGACCAAGCGTGGGATCTATGATCCTGAGATCGACACCGCTAAGGTGAAAGAATCCGTCGGTCTGAAGCCAGACGACTTGATGATGTTTTCTGTTGCGCGTCTTGATACTTGGAAGCGATTGGATCGGGCGATTGGCGCGATGCCGACGGTGCTCAAGCGAGTACCAAATGCCCGATTGGTGATCGGTGGCGATGGACCTCTTCGACCTGATTTAGAAGCCCAGATCGATCGACTTGGCGTGGGCGAGTATGTGACGTTGTTGGGGAGCATTCCACATGCCAAGGTACGTGAATTGCACAACGCAGCAGATTTGTTCCTCACCGTTCAAGACCTGACGAATCTCGGTAACCAAATTATGGAAGCGATGCACAGCAAAACGTGCGTGATTGCCTACGATATTGGGGGCACTTCGGATGTGATGGTGGATGGTCAAACCGGATTGTTGCTTTCAAAAGAGCAATTGCCGCAGTTGGGCGAGAAAATCGCGGAGCTCCTGGAAGATGAAGATCGTCGCCAGGAATTAGCGGTTGGTGCCTTTGAGTTTGCTCAAGAGAATATATGGTTTTGGGATGAGCGGATTCAGGCTGAAATTGATTTGGTTCATGAATTGGTTGACCAAAAACGCCGCAGTGAAGGGAAACGGAAGTCGTAG